A DNA window from Bubalus bubalis isolate 160015118507 breed Murrah chromosome 20, NDDB_SH_1, whole genome shotgun sequence contains the following coding sequences:
- the IDH3A gene encoding isocitrate dehydrogenase [NAD] subunit alpha, mitochondrial — protein MAGPAWISKVSRLLGAFHNQKQVTRGFAGGVKTVTLIPGDGIGPEISAAVMKIFDAAKAPIQWEERNVTAIQGPGGKWMIPPEAKESMDKNKMGLKGPLKTPIAAGHPSMNLLLRKTFDLYANVRPCVSIEGYKTPYHDVNIVTIRENTEGEYSGIEHVIVDGVVQSIKLITEAASKRIAEFAFEYARNNHRSNVTAVHKANIMRMSDGLFLQKCREVAENCKDIKFNEMYLDTVCLNMVQDPSQFDVLVMPNLYGDILSDLCAGLIGGLGVTPSGNIGANGVAIFESVHGTAPDIAGKDMANPTALLLSAVMMLRHMGLFDHAAKIETACFATIKDGKSLTKDLGGNSKCSDFTEEICRRVKDLD, from the exons ATGGCAGGGCCCGCGTGGATCTCCAAG GTCTCTCGGCTGCTGGGGGCATTCCACAACCAAAAACAGGTGACCAGAGGTTTTGCTGGTGGT GTTAAGACAGTAACTTTAATTCCAGGAGATGGAATTGGCCCAGAAATTTCTGCTGCAGTTATGAAGATTTTTGATGCTGCCAAA GCACCTATTCAGTGGGAGGAGCGAAACGTCACCGCCATTCAAGGTCCGGGAGGCAAGTGGATGATCCCTCCAGAAGCCAAAGAGTCCATGGATAAGAACAAGATGGGCTTGAAAG GCCCTTTAAAAACACCAATAGCTGCTGGTCACCCATCTATGAATTTATTGCTGCGTAAAACATTTGACCTTTATGCAAATGTCCGACCATGTGTCTCAATCGAAGGCTATAAAACCCCTTACCATGATGTAAATATTGTCACCATTCGAGAGAACACGGAAGGAGAATACAGTGGAATCGAGCATGTG ATCGTGGATGGAGTTGTGCAGAGTATCAAGCTCATCACCGAGGCAGCGAGCAAGCGCATCGCAGAGTTTGCCTTTGAATACGCACGGAACAACCACCGGAGCAACGTCACGGCCGTGCACAAAGCCAACATCAT GCGAATGTCAGATGGGCTTTTTCTGCAAAAATGCAGGGAAGTTGCAGAAAACTGTAAAGATATTAAATTTAATGAGATGTACCTTGATACAGTATGTTTGAAT ATGGTCCAAGACCCGTCCCAGTTTGATGTTCTTGTTATGccaaatttgtatggagacatcCTTAG TGACCTGTGTGCGGGATTGATTGGAGGTCTTGGTGTGACACCGAGCGGCAACATCGGAGCCAATGGAGTTGCAATCTTTGAGTCG GTTCACGGGACCGCCCCGGACATTGCAGGCAAGGACATGGCCAACCCCACAGCCCTCCTGCTCAGCGCCGTGATGATGCTGCGCCACATGGGGCTTTTTGACCACGCTGCGAAAATTGAGACGGCGTGTTTTGCTACAATTAAGGATGGAAAG agCTTAACCAAAGATTTGGGAGGCAATTCAAAATGCTCGGACTTCACAGAAGAAATCTGTCGCCGAGTAAAAGATTTAGATTAA